The Sulfuricurvum sp. DNA segment TGCCGATGAAGTACGCAAACTCGCCGAACGTACCCAAAAAAGTCTCGTCGAGATAAACGCTACTATCAATATAATCGTCCAAAGCATCTCCGAAGCAACCGATCAAATGAAACACAACAGCGAATCGATGGGGCATGTCACCGATATATCGCATACCGTTGATCAAAACATCAACGAAACCGTCAAAGCGATGGAAAAGACGGCTGAACTTACCGATGCCAGTGTCAAAAACTCTAAAATCATCGCCGAGCATATCGATTCTATGCTCACTCAAATCGAATCCATCAACACCCTTGCCACACTCAATGAAACTTCTATGCACGAACTCTCAGAGATTGCCGATTCGATTGAACACTCCGCGAACACTCTTTATCAACAGTTGGGACAATTTAAGACACATTAATAAAGCCCTCTTTCGCTAAAATACACTTATGATAACTCCTGACTCCATTGAAGCCCTCAAAGGGCGTCTTGATATTGTCGATGTCGTAGGCTCCTACGTTGAACTCAAACGTTCAGGGTCTAACTTTAAAGCACCCTGCCCATTCCACGACGAAAAATCGGCGAGCTTTATGGTTAATCCTCAGCGTCAACGTTACCACTGTTTCGGGTGCGGTGTCGATGGAGATTCGATCAAGTTTACGATGGAGTATGAAAAGCTGAGCTACCCCGAAGCGATTGAAAAACTCGCCTCTTCGGTCAATTTTACCCTCCACTACACCGACAATAATGAACGTCGTGAACGTTCAAACCTCCTCGACACCCTCAACGGATGGTATCAAAAACTCCTAGGGGAAAACCGTACTGCTTCTGCCTACCTTAGCGATCGGGGAATCTATGCCTCTAGTATCGAAAAATTCGGTATCGGCTATGCCCCCACTTCGCCCGAAACGCTCCGATTTTTAGAGCACCATAAATTTAGCTCCGAAGAGTCCATCACCCAAGGGGCAATCGGCAGAGGGGATGATGGGCGACTTTTTGCCCGTTTTATCGAACGTATCACATTCCCTATCCACTCCAATAGTGGAGCGATAGTCGGTTTCGGCGGGCGTACCATTACGGGGCATCAGGCAAAATACGTCAACTCCTCTCAAAGTGCCATTTTTAATAAATCACGCCTCCTCTACGCCTACCATCTAGCGCGCGAGTCGATCTACAAACACAAAGAGATCATCGTCACCGAGGGGTATTTGGACGTGGTGATGCTCCATCAAGCAGGATTTACCCATGCCGTCGCTACGCTTGGGACAGCCCTCACCAGCGAACATCTTCCGACGCTTCGTAAAGGTGAACCGCGCGTCCTCGTCGCGTACGATGGAGACAAAGCGGGACAAAATGCGGCATTCAAAGCCTCTAAACTTCTCAGTGGCGGGGGGTTTGATGGGGGAGTTATCCTCTTTAGCGGCGGGCTTGATCCTGCCGATATGATTAAAGAGGGGCGTATAGAAGAGCTCAATGCCCTCTTGCACCGTCCCATCCCCTTTATCGAGTTTGTTATCACCCAAACCATCGGTGGATACAATCTTAGCGATTCCCACGCCAAAGAATCGGCAATGCACGAGATTATCGCGTATCTCAAAACCCTCTCACCACTGATGCAAGAGGAGTATCGAACGTTTGCCGCATCCCGATTGGGGATTTCACCCTCACTCATACGTCTTAACCAACCCGCATCCTCTACAACCACCCAAAAAATAAATTTCTCTCATCACGATATTTGGGAATTGAGCCTCATTAAAACGATTTTAGATCGCCCTGCTATTATCGATTCTCTCCTCGATTTTATAGATGCCTCTTTGTTTCAATACCATAGCAATGAATTTCTATCGGCGATTAATAACCGTGATGATCCCCGATTGGGAGCACTACTGATGGACGAACGGATCCATATTTTTGATGGGGATGAGGCGATTCGCGCAGAGCTTATCACCTTCTTAACCCACTATTACAATCGTGAACTCAAAAAAATTGCCAGTGAAAATTCGGTATCATTCGATAAAAAATCGTATTTAATACGTCAGATACGGGATAAAATTGCTCGATTAAAACGGGGTGAACTCGTACCGCTCAGTTAGACTATAGTCTAGTAATTAATTCCCATGATCCAACACCTAGAGCTGTTCCGGAGGCAGTAGTGCCGAGAGGAACATAGCGTTTTTGGATCATGGTATGCTCTTTTGGTACTTTTCTGGCTAAACAGAAAAGTACAATTATAAAGCAAGGATTCATTTTATGAAAGCAATAGCCCTCTTTAGTGGCGGACTCGATTCGACTCTCGCCATGAAACTCATCATCAACCAAGGGATTGAGGTGATCGCCTGCAACATTAGCACAGGATTTGGTTCGACCAAAGATAGACGTACCCATATGCAAAACATGTGTGATCAAGTGGGTGCAGAGCTTCGGATTATCGATATCCAAGAGGAGTATTTGGAGCAAGTTCTCTTTACCCCGAAATACGGCTATGGGAAAAATTTCAATCCCTGCATCGACTGTCACGGGAAGATGTCTGAAGTAGCCAAACGGGTGATGATTGCAGAGGGGGCGAGTTTTATTATTAGCGGTGAGGTGTTAGGGCAACGTCCTATGAGCCAAAACAGCGAATCGCTCCAAAAAGTGCTCAACCTCAGCGATTGCGAAGGGCTACTATTACGTCCTCTCAGCGCCCAAGCGTTAGAGCCGACTATCCCAGAACTAGAGGGGTGGGTAGATCGGAGCAAACTCGAAAACATCGTCGGACGAAACCGTGATCGCCAAATGGAGCTGGTTTCAGAATTCGGACTCACTGATTACGAAGCACCCGGAGGGGGATGCCTCCTCACCGATGAGCATTTTTCACGCAAAATCCGAGATCTCATCGCCCATGATAGCAACTTTATCAAAGCCGATATCCCTACCCTCAAATACGGTCGTCAATTACGGCTTCCAGAAGGGGCAAAATTTATCATTGGACGCAACGAAGAGGAAAACAACGTGTTAGAGGGTATCGAAAATGAGAAATATACCCATATCACTACTGACCTCTTCGGTCCCCACTCTTTGATATCCAAAAATGCAAGTGATAACGATAAGACATTGGCAGCGAAATTGGTCTTAGCCTATTGCAAACCCAATTTTAGCGGAGAACAAGTGATTGATTTTGGGGGAGAGACTTTAAGCACTGTTAGTGATCTTAGCCGTAACGATGCTCAGAAGTATATGATTTAACATCCCTTTGTCATTCCGTGCCACGACACGGAATCTAGCTTTTCGCCCTACGCGGGTATGACAATCTATTTAGCTACTGAACAGCCATAACCCGCTTTTTTGACCGCGTCACACATTGCATCAGCTTTTGTCCCATCGGCTGCTTTTACTTCTGCTTTACCCTCTTTGAGGTATACCGTAGCGTCTTTAACCCCTTTTACTTCCGACAAAGAACCTTTAACGTTTTTTACACACGCAGGGCACATCATCCCCTCGATTTTAAGGTTTACCAACTGATCCGCACTCGACACCGCTACCAAAGCCACAAGACTCAAGAGTACTTTTTTCATTATTCGTCCTTTTAGTAATTTCATGCTATTGTTACACAGAAGTCTTAATAAAGTGTTAAAATTTTACCATTTTTATAAAAAGCAGTATTTATTGTAAGAATATTTAATAAAAGGTTTCATTATGGGTTCAATCGATTGGTTTGTTATTATCTCTATCGCTTTTGCCGGTAGTTTCGGTCACTGCATCGGGATGTGCGGAGGATTTATCGTCGCCTATAGCTCGACCAAAATCGATGCCTCTATGAGTCGCGGTGCACAGCTTCTCCGTCATGGTGCCTACAATATCGGGCGGGTAAGCTCGTATGCGATACTGGGGATGATTTTTGGTGGACTAGGCTCACTCTTTACGGTGAGTATGGAGATGCACGGAGCACTCTTTATCTTTGCGGGGATATTGATGATTATCACCGCCCTCTCGATGTTGGGACTCTCGAAACTTCTTCATGCACTGGAGCACTCTTTTTCCAATTTCAAAATCTTTAAACTCCTCTTCTCTCGCCTCATTAAAAGCAAAAGTATCAAAAGCTTTTTTGCATTGGGGATGATGAACGGATTTTTCCCGTGCGGATTTGTCTTTTTCTTTGCCGCGAAAGCCGCTTCAAGCGCATCAATCCTCCATGGAGGAGCTATTATGGCGATATTTGGACTCGCAACCATCCCCACACTTCTAGCACTCGGACAATCGGTTAATTTTATGAGAGAAATCGCTTTTCGTCAAAGTATGAATCGACTCGCCGCTATCGCTATCGCCATTTATGGACTTTACAGCATCTATTACGGACTGGCTTATTTTATCGATTTGCCAATGTAACGGTTTTAGGAAGAGAGAAGTAAAAACAGCTCCCCTCTCCAACAACGCTCTCCACCCATATCTCTCCACCATGCATCTCTATAATCTTTTTCACAATAGAAAGACCTAACCCAGTCCCTTTTATCGATTCATTTTGGTGTTCACGAATTTGGACAAAAGGGTTAAAAAGAGTGCCGATTTGATCTTCTTTTATCCCATAGCCATGATCTATAACGCCAAAAACATACCGTTCTTTCTCCCATTGATAGTTCATGGATATGGTTTCATTTTCCGGGGAAAATTTGATTGCATTGCTCAACAGATTCACTAACACCTGTTTGATTAGCTGTCGATCTCCATCAACCTCTATCTCCTGAGTTATTTCCAAATCGAGTTTTAGATGTTTGTTTTGAGCCATAGGTTCTACCAATACCGCTACTTCATGAATTAACTCATTCATAACAAACGTCGTTAGATGAACATCCATTTTGCCCGATTCAATTTTGGCAAAATCTAAAATAGTATTCACAAGTGAAAGAAGCGTGTTCCCTGCAAGTAAAATTTTTTCGATAAACTTTTTTGCATTGTCCGGGGTATCATTTTTGGCAAGCAGTATCTGAGAAAATCCATTAAT contains these protein-coding regions:
- the dnaG gene encoding DNA primase, producing the protein MITPDSIEALKGRLDIVDVVGSYVELKRSGSNFKAPCPFHDEKSASFMVNPQRQRYHCFGCGVDGDSIKFTMEYEKLSYPEAIEKLASSVNFTLHYTDNNERRERSNLLDTLNGWYQKLLGENRTASAYLSDRGIYASSIEKFGIGYAPTSPETLRFLEHHKFSSEESITQGAIGRGDDGRLFARFIERITFPIHSNSGAIVGFGGRTITGHQAKYVNSSQSAIFNKSRLLYAYHLARESIYKHKEIIVTEGYLDVVMLHQAGFTHAVATLGTALTSEHLPTLRKGEPRVLVAYDGDKAGQNAAFKASKLLSGGGFDGGVILFSGGLDPADMIKEGRIEELNALLHRPIPFIEFVITQTIGGYNLSDSHAKESAMHEIIAYLKTLSPLMQEEYRTFAASRLGISPSLIRLNQPASSTTTQKINFSHHDIWELSLIKTILDRPAIIDSLLDFIDASLFQYHSNEFLSAINNRDDPRLGALLMDERIHIFDGDEAIRAELITFLTHYYNRELKKIASENSVSFDKKSYLIRQIRDKIARLKRGELVPLS
- a CDS encoding sulfite exporter TauE/SafE family protein → MGSIDWFVIISIAFAGSFGHCIGMCGGFIVAYSSTKIDASMSRGAQLLRHGAYNIGRVSSYAILGMIFGGLGSLFTVSMEMHGALFIFAGILMIITALSMLGLSKLLHALEHSFSNFKIFKLLFSRLIKSKSIKSFFALGMMNGFFPCGFVFFFAAKAASSASILHGGAIMAIFGLATIPTLLALGQSVNFMREIAFRQSMNRLAAIAIAIYGLYSIYYGLAYFIDLPM
- a CDS encoding HAMP domain-containing sensor histidine kinase; its protein translation is MTTPPYHRLLVRQMRRFVRPELIDELAPFLETVNNFYIDAEKERRLLEHTLDVSSKELEEANHSLKKQYEELLENEKLKSAHDQAVMAMNEAQEANRAKDIFLSNMSHELRTPLNAINGFSQILLAKNDTPDNAKKFIEKILLAGNTLLSLVNTILDFAKIESGKMDVHLTTFVMNELIHEVAVLVEPMAQNKHLKLDLEITQEIEVDGDRQLIKQVLVNLLSNAIKFSPENETISMNYQWEKERYVFGVIDHGYGIKEDQIGTLFNPFVQIREHQNESIKGTGLGLSIVKKIIEMHGGEIWVESVVGEGSCFYFSLPKTVTLANR
- a CDS encoding argininosuccinate synthase domain-containing protein; this translates as MKAIALFSGGLDSTLAMKLIINQGIEVIACNISTGFGSTKDRRTHMQNMCDQVGAELRIIDIQEEYLEQVLFTPKYGYGKNFNPCIDCHGKMSEVAKRVMIAEGASFIISGEVLGQRPMSQNSESLQKVLNLSDCEGLLLRPLSAQALEPTIPELEGWVDRSKLENIVGRNRDRQMELVSEFGLTDYEAPGGGCLLTDEHFSRKIRDLIAHDSNFIKADIPTLKYGRQLRLPEGAKFIIGRNEEENNVLEGIENEKYTHITTDLFGPHSLISKNASDNDKTLAAKLVLAYCKPNFSGEQVIDFGGETLSTVSDLSRNDAQKYMI
- a CDS encoding heavy metal-associated domain-containing protein, giving the protein MKKVLLSLVALVAVSSADQLVNLKIEGMMCPACVKNVKGSLSEVKGVKDATVYLKEGKAEVKAADGTKADAMCDAVKKAGYGCSVAK